The proteins below are encoded in one region of Micromonospora sp. DSM 45708:
- a CDS encoding LCP family protein: protein MSVQTSRRPQSPAPGSSGRVPPVIPSQPGSGGRGPGGGGGKKKRTKRKDPLWAKLTLVLGAVLMVTSGVAIVGSKAVIGQATNNIAQRNLLGEAGKSEAEGGNSLDGPIDMLLLGVDARARWAADDVRSDTIIVLHIPASHDQAYLISIPRDTEARIPAFKNSGYKGGTDKINAAFFYGAQNGGGWEGGAQLMAKTIKGMTGISFDGAAIINFGGFKNVIDALGTVRICVSHEVPSHHMSMVEGKPMWNADAKKTGKPYKPVVHKKGCKEMEGWEALDYSRQRYGLPNSDYDRQQNQQQLIKAMAKKATDGGMLTNPIKLNSLMKAAGKAFVLDTGGVPIADFIFTLKNLNGNDLVTLRTNGGTFAGNSNGRETFNETTMEMFQAVKNDKLADFIVANPTVLSTRK from the coding sequence ATGTCGGTCCAGACCAGTCGTCGCCCGCAGTCACCGGCACCCGGATCATCCGGGCGGGTTCCCCCGGTCATCCCCTCGCAGCCCGGTTCCGGCGGTCGTGGTCCCGGCGGCGGTGGCGGGAAGAAGAAGCGCACCAAGCGCAAGGACCCGCTCTGGGCGAAGCTGACGCTCGTGCTCGGCGCGGTGCTGATGGTGACAAGCGGCGTCGCGATCGTCGGCAGCAAGGCCGTGATCGGCCAGGCCACCAACAACATCGCCCAGCGCAACCTGCTCGGTGAGGCCGGCAAGAGCGAGGCCGAGGGCGGCAACAGCCTGGACGGCCCGATCGACATGCTGCTGCTCGGCGTCGACGCCCGGGCCCGCTGGGCCGCCGACGACGTCCGGTCGGACACGATCATCGTGCTGCACATCCCGGCCAGCCACGACCAGGCGTACCTGATCTCGATCCCCCGGGACACCGAGGCGCGCATCCCGGCGTTCAAGAACAGTGGCTACAAGGGCGGCACCGACAAGATCAACGCCGCGTTCTTCTACGGCGCGCAGAACGGTGGCGGCTGGGAGGGCGGCGCCCAGTTGATGGCCAAGACGATCAAGGGGATGACCGGCATCAGCTTCGACGGCGCCGCGATCATCAACTTCGGCGGCTTCAAGAACGTCATCGACGCGCTCGGCACGGTCCGGATCTGCGTCAGCCACGAGGTCCCGTCGCACCACATGTCGATGGTCGAGGGCAAGCCGATGTGGAACGCGGACGCGAAGAAGACCGGCAAGCCCTACAAGCCGGTGGTGCACAAGAAGGGCTGCAAGGAGATGGAGGGCTGGGAGGCGCTCGACTACTCCCGCCAGCGCTACGGCCTGCCCAACAGCGACTACGACCGGCAGCAGAACCAGCAGCAGCTCATCAAGGCGATGGCCAAGAAGGCCACCGACGGTGGCATGCTGACCAACCCGATCAAGCTCAACTCGCTGATGAAGGCCGCCGGCAAGGCGTTCGTGCTCGACACCGGCGGCGTGCCGATCGCCGACTTCATCTTCACGCTCAAGAACCTCAACGGGAACGACCTGGTCACGCTGCGCACCAACGGCGGGACGTTCGCCGGCAACAGCAACGGCCGGGAGACGTTCAACGAGACGACCATGGAGATGTTCCAGGCGGTCAAGAACGACAAGCTGGCCGACTTCATCGTGGCCAACCCGACCGTCCTCTCCACCCGGAAGTGA